Genomic segment of Pseudomonas sp. DY-1:
CCTGGCTCTGCTGACCCTGGAGCGCCAGCTTGCCAAGCGCGGCGACATGCTGGAAGTCATCGGCAATCGCCTGGACCAGATCCAGCAGCAGGTACAGCACTTCGGCCTCGTGCATGACAACGTCATCGCCGCCTGCGCCAGCCTCTACCAGGACACGCTGAGCACTTTCCGCCAGCGCATCCAGGTACACGGCGACATGCGCCACCTGCAGCAGTCCAGCAACGCCGCGAAGATTCGCGCCCTCCTCCTCACAGGCATCCGCGCTGCCCGTCTCTGGCGCCAGCTCGGCGGCAACCGCTGGCAGCTGTTGTTCAGCCGCCGCAAGTTGCTCAACGAGCTTTACCCACTCCTGCGCGGCTGACTCGTCTGCGCCATGTGTCGTCGACCGTGGCGCTTGAGCAGCGAGCAGAGAGAAAACCATGTATGATGTGCGCCCCTTTTCGTTGACCGATTGTCCGAGAACGCACTCATGCAGCTTTCCTCGCTCACCGCGGTTTCCCCCGTAGACGGCCGCTACGCCGGCAAAACCAGCGCACTGCGCCCAATCTTCAGCGAATACGGCCTGATCCGTTTCCGCGTCCAGGTAGAGGTCCGCTGGCTGCAGCGACTCGCCGCCCACGCCGGGATTCCGGAAGTCGCGCCCTTCTCCGCTGAAGCCAACGCTCTGCTCGACAAACTGGCCGAAGACTTCCAGCTGGAGCACGCCGAGCGCATCAAGGAAATCGAGCGCACCACCAACCACGATGTGAAAGCCGTGGAATATCTGCTGAAGGAGCAGGCTGCCAAGCTGCCCGAACTGGCCAAGGTAAGCGAATTCATCCACTTCGCCTGCACCAGTGAGGACATCAACAACCTGTCCCACGCCCTGATGCTGCGTGAAGGCCGCGACCAGGTCGTACTGCCGCTGATGCGCCAGCTTGCCAACGCCATCCGTGACCTGGCCGTACGTTTCGCCGATGTACCGATGCTCTCCCGCACCCACGGCCAACCGGCCTCGCCGACCACCCTCGGCAAGGAAATGGCCAACGTCGTGTACCGCCTGGAGCGCCAGATCGCCCAGGTAGCCGCAGTACCGCTGCTGGGCAAGATCAACGGTGCGGTGGGCAACTACAACGCCCACCTGTCCGCCTACCCGGACGTCGACTGGGAAGCCAACGCCCGGGAATTCATCGAAGGCGACTTGGGACTGACCTTCAACCCCTACACCACCCAGATCGAGCCGCACGACTACATCGCCGAGTTGTTCGACGCTGTCGCGCGCTTCAACACCATCCTCATCGACTTCGACCGCGACGTCTGGGGTTACATCTCTCTCGGCTACTTCAAGCAGAAGACCATTGCCGGCGAGATTGGCTCTTCGACCATGCCGCACAAGGTCAACCCGATCGACTTCGAAAACTCCGAAGGCAATCTGGGTATCGCCAATGCGCTGCTCCAGCACCTGGCCAGCAAGCTGCCCATCTCCCGCTGGCAGCGTGACCTGACCGACTCCACCGTACTGCGTAACCTCGGTGTCGGTTTCGCTCACAGCGTCATTGCATACGAAGCAACCCTCAAGGGAATCAGTAAGTTGGAGCTTAATGCTCAACGTATTGCTGAAGATCTGGACGCCTGCTGGGAAGTCCTCGCCGAGCCGATCCAGACTGTGATGCGCCGCTACGCGATCGAGAACCCGTACGAAAAACTCAAGGAACTGACTCGCGGCAAAGGCATTAGCCCCGAAGCGCTGCAGACTTTCATCGACGGCCTGGATATTCCGGCCGAGGCCAAGACCGAACTGCGCAAAATGACTCCCGCCAGCTACATCGGTAACGCCGTAGCCCAGGCCAAGCGCATCTGATCGGTTTAGAACCAGTGCACGCCCGGCTGTGCCGGGCGTTTTTATTTCAAAGGCTTAGACATGAATCCTGATATTCCTCTTCAACTTTTGGGCGGACTTACCGCGCGTGAATTCCTGCGCGATTACTGGCAACAGAAGCCGCTCCTGATCCGTCAGGCGATTCCCGGATTCGAAAGCCCCATTTCCCCTGACGAGCTCGCCGGCCTTTCCCTGGAAGAGGAAGTGGAGTCGCGCCTGGTACTTGAACATGGCGAGCGCCCGTGGGAACTGCGCCGCGGCCCATTCGCCGAAGACACTTATCAGAAACTGCCCGAGCGCGACTGGACCCTGCTGGTCCAAGCCGTCGACCAATTTGTTCCGGAAGTCGCGGAATTGCTGGAACACTTCCGCTTCCTGCCAAGCTGGCGCATCGATGATGTGATGATCAGCTATGCCGCGCCGGGCGGCGGAGTGGGCCCGCACTTCGACAACTACGATGTGTTCCTGCTGCAAGGCCATGGCCGCCGCAACTGGAAGATCGGCCAGATGTGCGATGCCGAGAGCGCCCTACTGCCCCACGCAGACCTGCGCATCCTCGCCGACTTCCAGCAGAGCGAGGAATGGGTTCTGGAACCGGGCGACATGCTTTACCTGCCACCGCGCCTCGCGCATTTCGGCATTGCCGAAGACGACTGCATGACTTACTCCGTGGGCTTCCGCGCTCCCAGCGCCGCCGAAGTGCTGACCCACTTCACTGACTTCCTCGCCCAGTTCATGCCGGACGAAGAGCGCTACAGCGATGCAGGCGCGGCCCCCACGAGCGATCCGCACGAGATCCAGCGCGATGCACTTGATCGCCTCAAATCCCTGCTCAACGAGCACATGAGCGACGAGCGTCTGCTGCTCACCTGGTTCGGCCAGTTCATGACCGAGCCGCGCTACCCGGAACTCGTGGCCGGCGCTGAAGTGGAGGAAGAGGATTTCCTCAGCGCGATCGAAGATGGCGCGGTGCTGATCCGCAACCCCAGTGCGCGCCTGGCCTGGTCCGAAGTCGACGTTGGCCTGGTGCTTTTCGCCAGCGGCCAGAGCCGTCTCCTGCCGGGCAGCCTGCGCGAATTGCTGAAGCTGATTTGCGCCGCTGAAGCATTGCACCTGGAAAATCTCGGCCAATGGCTGGCCGATGACGAGGGGCGTAAGCTTCTTCTCGAACTGGTCAAGCAAGGAAGTCTGGAGTTTGCCGATGAGTGAGATACACGTCCGCGTTGCCGACTGGCAAAAGGACAATGCCGACTTGCGCCGCATCCGTGAGGCCGTATTCATCGCCGAGCAGTCCGTCGCACCGGAACTTGA
This window contains:
- a CDS encoding cupin domain-containing protein codes for the protein MNPDIPLQLLGGLTAREFLRDYWQQKPLLIRQAIPGFESPISPDELAGLSLEEEVESRLVLEHGERPWELRRGPFAEDTYQKLPERDWTLLVQAVDQFVPEVAELLEHFRFLPSWRIDDVMISYAAPGGGVGPHFDNYDVFLLQGHGRRNWKIGQMCDAESALLPHADLRILADFQQSEEWVLEPGDMLYLPPRLAHFGIAEDDCMTYSVGFRAPSAAEVLTHFTDFLAQFMPDEERYSDAGAAPTSDPHEIQRDALDRLKSLLNEHMSDERLLLTWFGQFMTEPRYPELVAGAEVEEEDFLSAIEDGAVLIRNPSARLAWSEVDVGLVLFASGQSRLLPGSLRELLKLICAAEALHLENLGQWLADDEGRKLLLELVKQGSLEFADE
- the hflD gene encoding high frequency lysogenization protein HflD — its product is MNQTREQLVALGAVFEAAALVDRIAKTGQISEPPLGCMLGSLLVRDPKDTLDVYGGDDINLRDGYKALASALEREPSSLQREPLRYALALLTLERQLAKRGDMLEVIGNRLDQIQQQVQHFGLVHDNVIAACASLYQDTLSTFRQRIQVHGDMRHLQQSSNAAKIRALLLTGIRAARLWRQLGGNRWQLLFSRRKLLNELYPLLRG
- the purB gene encoding adenylosuccinate lyase translates to MQLSSLTAVSPVDGRYAGKTSALRPIFSEYGLIRFRVQVEVRWLQRLAAHAGIPEVAPFSAEANALLDKLAEDFQLEHAERIKEIERTTNHDVKAVEYLLKEQAAKLPELAKVSEFIHFACTSEDINNLSHALMLREGRDQVVLPLMRQLANAIRDLAVRFADVPMLSRTHGQPASPTTLGKEMANVVYRLERQIAQVAAVPLLGKINGAVGNYNAHLSAYPDVDWEANAREFIEGDLGLTFNPYTTQIEPHDYIAELFDAVARFNTILIDFDRDVWGYISLGYFKQKTIAGEIGSSTMPHKVNPIDFENSEGNLGIANALLQHLASKLPISRWQRDLTDSTVLRNLGVGFAHSVIAYEATLKGISKLELNAQRIAEDLDACWEVLAEPIQTVMRRYAIENPYEKLKELTRGKGISPEALQTFIDGLDIPAEAKTELRKMTPASYIGNAVAQAKRI